The genomic DNA TGAAAGCAACTTTTCCTAAACAAATTGTTAAGAGAATGTTTGGGATTGCAAGATCcaggtttattattttattttaagtctgCACAATTGCATTTGATCACATTTTTGCTCTGCCCATATCTTTCCTCTTGTATTTTTGTTGTCTTAATTTTGCTCACcaaggatttgttttatttatgtaccACATATGTCAGTACCATAGCTGGCACCAATTCTTTTTCAGAGCTTCCTGTTGCATTATCAGAGGATCTATCCCAAAGTTAATTATGATGATTTTTGTTGAATTCATGCAAAGTACAGGTGAACTTACTAAGACTGCGCTGTCTCTAGATCTCTTAGCCAAATACAAGTCAATAAGATAAAATGTCAAAATACAGCTccaaaagataaaaacaacagtTTTCCGACAATAAGGAAATGTGAGCAGATAGTTCAAACAAGAAACCATTCTGGGACAATTgttaaatgtgtttatttattcaGTAAATTAAGTGCTTCTGTCCGGGCACTGGCATTGACAGATGCTGGGAGCCTGGCAGAGCAAATATGCAGTATTTCAGAGAAAAGTCTGAATCACAAGCTCTGGGAGCAGGTAAGGTGAATGCTGGAAAACAATGTTATCCACAGCAATGAAAAAGAACTGGGGGACACTTTTTTCTTTACACTGAAACCAGCAAGTCGTGAAATGAGGCCAGTTATTTTGAGATGACTCCATTCTTCATCTCCACATTAAGGATCTGTATCAGAACACCAACACCACCTATGACCATAGACATTATTCCTTTGTCAGGTGCGCAAGTGCTCATCTGACAGTATCGCATGGAAGGCACTGGAAATAATCTCTGCCTGATACCGCTTCCATGGTGCCACCACAACATGCAGTACAGTTAGTCCTTTTACCTTCCATGGAGGGGGCTTATGACAGTGGAAGCAACCATCAATAAGAGGCAGTGGTACTGAGGAAACCATCCTCATAATCAGCATTCGAAATTCCCCAGATGCCAGGTGTGTTTTGTTACTGGCGCTGGTCCAATTGTGActatgtggagatctctgggcgCCAGGTTAGCAAATGACATCTCCATCAAGCCAGTAGACTCATGCGCAGCAAAAGATGCACGATTTATGTTTCTGCACTGCCATGCAAATCATGGACCCCTTGTTGGGAGTCTTAGTCCTCCATCATCACATCAGATAAAGTAAGAGTACACATATATTTGATtgagctgcagcctttccacaggccagcaaaatgaaaaatgaatatgATCTGTCAGCGGAATTGCGAGACtgggagggggaggtgggggagtcAGAAAATTGGAAAATTATAAAAGTTAATGAATATATGATTTCAAGGTTTAAGATAAGAAATTCAGAGGATATACCTAGGGGTTCCTGGAAGCACTAGTAATAGTAGAAAAAAAGGATGGGGTAAAATAAATATGATAGTTAAGAAAATAGGCAAGAACGggttataaaatgaataattgaTTAAATGGATAATAAGAGGTAGGAAAATTAAATATGAAGATGAACCTGCTTAAAATAGGAGTTAAAAtggaaaccaggaagggaagactggaggaagtcccattaagatgttaagaaaattagataaaaattgtatattttattgttgtgtttaactgtttatgttatgttttgcttttgttgttgtgtgtttgttttgttatattagataaaatgaataaaaattattattaaaaaaataaaaaagaaacccacaaacCAGAGTTTATAAACCTCTGTCTTAGTCCATAGTTAAtacccatttccatttccaccatgtgtgtttctccttcttgcatactgggacaagtgaattgttgtaaaAGTCAACAGTTAAGCAATGTagttgaaatcatagaatcatagaattgtagtgttggaagggaaccagagggtcatctagtccagtgtttttcaaccactgttccgtggcacactagtgtgccgcgagatgttgcctggtgtgccatgggaaaaattgaaaaattactttatatatagtcaatataggcacagagttaatttttttaacattttctaatggtggtgtgcctcgtgatttttttcatgaaacaagtgtgcctttgcccaaaaaaggttgaaaaacactgatctagtctaacccctttgcgaatagacattccgttgtgtcgactgtaacctaggtttaggGTGCCATTTGATGCCTAGCTAATATATCTAACACCACTATATATCTGTGTTATATATCTAACACAGAGTTTCTAACATTGCTCATAATGTGGGAGAATCACAGTTCCTCATGTTACACAGTCATTGGGGAGGAAAAGCAAATCCATTATAAGCTATAATAATGGACCTGAAGACCTTTCCAGTTTCTCCTATGTCAACTCTGAAACAGCTTTTGTTTTTTGTGCAGCTCATTAGCCCAGAACTATGCTGAATTTCTACTCCGGCAAGGCTGCAGAATAAACTGACATATCTCAAATCCCTCACATGTTCCCTTGCATGGCCCAATCTGCCTATTACAGTAGATTATCAAGCaacaagtttgtttttaaaaaaaatgcaagatgCAGGGTTTCAGCATACTTACCAAATATCTATTTTGAGCCCGTTGGACACAAGGAATTGAATGGTATCCACATGCCCACACAGGTGAAGGGCTGTGTTACCTTGATAATCAGTGGCCAGCAGATCAGCACCAAATTTATGCAACAACTGACAGATGTCTACGTTTCCTCTAGCCGCTGCTAGGTGGAGGCCTGTTCGGCCACGGCTGTCGCGAATGTTTGGGTCAAAGCCACTCTCCAAGAGCCTCTTGGAATAGTTAAAATCTCCATCAATGCAAGCCTGCAGCAGAGGCACATTTGTCTGTGAAGAATCGTTTACAAACACATAGGACATGTCTGTTTCTGGGAAATGCAGAAAGCCTGTagttgaaaatgaaatgaaatgaaaccaacGGTGAGACCATGCTGGTGAAAACAATGCTAACACTTCAAGCAAGCAATTATTTTCCTGAATGAGAAAAACTGTCACATGGAAGTCAGATCCAAACTATTGTACTGTATACATATAGTGCAGGATTCACCTAACATGTCACCTCAGCAGAAGCTCTGAACAAGGATTTCTACTTATGCAACAGGGTCCATCCCCACTCCCCTCAAAATTGGCTCTTGGGGGGAATTGAGGAAAAAACCCTGGCAAGCTGCAGTGCTTATGCAGACAGAACATTCACAATAGCACAACAATGAATTTCACCCATAGTCCTTCAGATTTCACTCTGAATGGAGAACACTTTTATTCCTTTTCGCCCCTACAAGGATTAGTAACTCTCTCACTTCTGAGGGTTGGTTCAGGTCACTATGATGAATGTCAGACAGTTGGTAAATCCTTACTAAGAAGAGatctccttgacctctgcagCTTAATTTCAGAATATAAAGGGTGatcaggagggaaggaaagatccCCTGCAAAGAGGCTTGCCCAGCTCCCATTTTATGCCCCTTCTGGCaactttttattttcccaggcattctaattttaaaatttgttgctGCTTTTCAATCTGCCATATTAAATAGCTTGGGTATTGCTGGTTTTACGTATTTCAGTTTTTGTGgtaagttttattctgtttttgcttcatgttttaatattttaccGTTCATTTCCCAGAGATCATTGATGACTGGGTGATATACAAATATTGCTAATGATTATAAATTTGAAAACCCCAGTTTCCTCCAACTGAAGAAGGGTACATGGATATACATTATGCAGTCTCCAGATAAGAGACAGTGATGCAGATGAGACATTCTTATACGTGCTATAAATAAAACCTCTCTTAATGCGATTTCATTTCTCATTTATCCGTTCCTTATTTACATTTGAACTTCAGCACAAAAGCAGCAGTGGTGTGTTTCTGCTTAAAATACCATCCTCCCTGAATACATCAGCCCCTTCAGACTTACTTTAAATGTTACCTTCTCTACCATACATTTCATTTACACAAAGATTTCATTCAACTCATGTGCATCAAATGCCCAATGTAGAGacagagaaacaaaagcaaaccattaAAGATGTATGCTATGCAACCTCCATTCCCTTTCAAAGAGAGTTCTACAATTGTACAGTCTgttgttgtaacctaccctggaACCTTATAACAAAGGACAGGTACGGaatctcataaataaataaaaatctgttgtAATTCATGGAAGTTATGTAACAATAGTGCTTGGTGGACCACATCCGTGGCCACCAAGTATCCTGAACTGGGTATCAGTAAAGGAAAAGCAGTAAAACACAACCCAAAGTGGAACAATACAAGTTGAGGCTGTGGAAATGTGAGAGGCAATTACACAACCAGAATAAGAATCATGTGAACAACTGAATCTGTTTAATGTGTTAATTCCACTGCTACTGTGTTGTTCTACTATCTAATTATTTTTCTTGAGGGTTAAAAATTGGGATATGGAAAGGAAAATATGGATTTTGGATACTCAGGACTCAGCATTTTCCAAAAAGATTCCCAGTATATTTTACACAATAATTCTGAATAAATATTTGGATCATTCTGATTGTACACAAAGACTCTGATCCTTAGCACTCTTGTAGAAATCAAGTTCCTTTGAAATTAACTGGGCTTATTTCTTCTAAGCAAATATAGCGAagagctggtgtttgttttttaatattctataaACTGGGTCTTCCCACACTTTGCTCTTTTATGCTTACTTTTCAAGTTTACAGAAGcaacaatctccccccccccttttaaagctgttTCACAACCATTGGAATTTTAGCAGTTATTCCACATAGCTATGATGCCCCAATCTAGTCTTATGACTAGACTTCAACAACTGTAGTGTGGCACTGCCCTCTGGCGACCATGTTGAGTGACAACAAGTTTCCTCCCAACTTTGAAGCTGCAGTGGGAGTGGGACCTGGTAGCTTTGTGGCAATTCTATTTCCAGCTCCGAGACTGGGAGAAAAGCTGGCATGCTCCCCATGCCCCAGGTCAAGCCAGCAAGCCCACCACCCTTTCCTGCTATAGAGACTTATTGGCTGCTGCCCAGTGGCAGCGTTCTGAGCATTAGCACTCAGTGTGCTCCTGCCTCTCTATCTCATAGGAGAGAGGGGCAGGTGAGGGGGACAGGCGTCTACAGCTGTTGCCCAGCAGAGGATCTCTGAGTCTTGCCACCAAGCAGCGGCTGAAGCCCTCACACACCTGCCTCTATATCCTAAATgagaaagaggtgtgtgtgtgtgggggggtccatTCAGAGAAACACAGTCAAGCGGCAGCCAAAGCCTACATTCTCCCTGCTTCTTGTTTCTAAGAAAACAGGCTCTGAGCAAGGCCAGTCAAAAATTGCAGACTCCTGCCTATGACCCTTAACTGCAACCTGAAAAATGGAGGCTACTTCCAACTTTTTAACCACACACATTCAGCTTCCTGCTTTTCTATCAGGACCAACCAGCTGTAAAGGAGGCAGTCAGGGTTCCCTATTCAATATGGCAGATTGAATTCTGGTTGGCACAGCTTATCAGGCAGGGAGTTAAGAAACACTGCACCTTCTGAAATTCCTTCTTATACAAAGCTGTTAAAAAACCCCTTGGGGGTTCTGACCCACTGACTGAAGATCAATGTCCTGTAAGAGTTGAAAGTTAAATTCTCTATACAATAAAACTAGCTTGGCAATGGAAAGCCTGAATTTAATACAGAGTGATGGTAGTTGAAATTGTTCCAACTGGCTGTGTTTCCAGCATCATGTTGCTTTGCATTTTATACCTTGAAAAATTCCAAAAAGCGTTTATCCAAACCCTTCTAGATAGTTATGGTTTACTACAAATACAGAAAACAAACCCTGAAATGAAAGATGTGAAAAGTACGGTTCTAAAGGATGCTATTACTGCCTAATTTGTGATAAACTTCTTTGAGGGATTTCCCCcaaatcaagcggtgtataaattttatgaaataaataaatgtcaaatGAACATAATTATTCTGTAAGTGCTATTCATCTACAGAAATGGTTTGTGGTCTATTCAGCCTCCTTTGAAAACTAAACAGTTTTCACTAAAGGGGCTAGACAGAATTCGTAAGAGATCACCAGTGCCTTCTAGAGTAGCAGCTGCTTCCATTATATCTGGAAGAACAAAAACTAAGCACATAAAGCTGCTTTCATTTCCAGTCTGTGATGCTGGGCTCATCCATGCTGTCATTTAATGTGGATGGTAAGCTTCCTGTACTTTCACAGATTCTCCATTGTCCAGATGACATTCTCCTCCAAATTATtgccttcccacactttccaCTTCCTCAATCCAAATTTTCTCATACCAGGGATGCTCTGAAAAGTAGAAGGTAtgagaacatctggaggggggaggaagtctgGGAAGGGAGTGTTTTAGAGGAGAATGTCATGTGGCAACAGAGAATTAATGGAGGTACAGAAAGCTTACTATCCACTGTAAAATACAGTATGACTGAGCCCACTGTTAAGAACTCTAATGAGCTACACAACTGGGGGTGCTCATTCAAAGCCAGTCAGGCTTTCTGGCCTAATTCCCAGCCAAAATCTGAAGAAGCCCAACTCTGGCTTCATCACATCTTTGCAAAACAACTGTCCTAATTTCTAGATGCTTACAGGCTCACCCTGCTGAAGATGAATTTTCCTCTTTCAGAGGTCAGTCACAAATTTGCTGCAAACTAGAATTACAGACTGAGATGCTGAAGTGATTAAGTAGTAAAGATCATATCTTAAATACTCACTTATTAAGAAAATATCAAGTCCTGTCTTCAGTAGGTAAGTGTGGTCTACTCACAAGGTTGTTAACATTCGTTCTAATCACATATTTTGTGGTCCAGTACAAACCTGTAATAGAACAGAAGAGTCTTACCAAGTAGAGCTCAGTATTCCCCAGTAAGTTTTAAACTGAGGACAATACACCTAGAAATGTAATGTTATTTTACATTTCTCCAAGCACAGAATTTCTAGCAAAATCTACTAATCAGAGATGCCATTTCAGCTGCATATTATGCTAATCTAAACAACATATTAGCAGAAATATGTGGGTGTTCTGAGAGAGGAAATCGATACCATTGCACTCCTCCCAAATTCCTGCACTGCTACAAGTGAAGAcctggtttggtttagcatgttgTCTGAACCTAGGCTTGTCTCTAGACACTCTCTGCAAAGCGCTGAAGTCCCTCACTAGACAAATGAGAGTGGAAAAAGGTTTAACAATGGTAGGGAGTCTGAAATCCATTGCTTTCCAAGTAAGGtactaacgtgtgtgtgtgtgtgtgtgtgtaggatgacACACCAAACTGCCTCTATATAGATCTCATGTTGAATATACAATGTTTACTCATGTAATTATTCTGTTTCTAAAAACTGAGTTTAGTAATCTGCACATACTctaaaaaacaatgacaaacctagacagcatcttaaaaagcaaagacatcaccttgccgacaaaggtccgtatagttaaagctatggttttcccagtagtaatgtacggaagtgagagctggaccataaagaaggctgatcgccgaagaattgatgcttttgaattatggtgctggaggagactcttgagagtcccatggactgcaaaaagatcaaacctatccattcttaaagaaatcagccctgagtgctcactagaaggacagatcctgaagttgaggctccagtactttggccacctcatgagaagagaagactccctagaaaagaccctgatgtt from Lacerta agilis isolate rLacAgi1 chromosome 7, rLacAgi1.pri, whole genome shotgun sequence includes the following:
- the ANKRD46 gene encoding ankyrin repeat domain-containing protein 46 isoform X1, producing MSSGQWRICESTGSLPSTLNDSMGFLHFPETDMSYVFVNDSSQTNVPLLQACIDGDFNYSKRLLESGFDPNIRDSRGRTGLHLAAARGNVDICQLLHKFGADLLATDYQGNTALHLCGHVDTIQFLVSNGLKIDICNHQGATPLVLAKRRGVNKDVIRLLESLEEQEVKGFNRGTHSKLETMQTAESESAMESHSLLNPNLQQGEGVLSSFRTTWQEFVEDLGVWRVLLLLVVIALLSLGIAYYVSGVLPFVENQPELLH